Proteins from a single region of Ananas comosus cultivar F153 linkage group 3, ASM154086v1, whole genome shotgun sequence:
- the LOC109707651 gene encoding ruBisCO large subunit-binding protein subunit alpha: MAAANAISTASMLLASPRQEILRKRAGPGRRTSGHRSMAVRAAAKDIAFDQSSRSALQAGVEKLANAVGVTLGPRGRNVVLDEFGNPRVVNDGVTIARAIELADPMENAGAALIREVASKTNDSAGDGTTTASVLAREIIKLGLLSVTSGANPVSLKKGIDKTVQALVDELEKKARPVKGRGDIKAIASISSGNDEFVGTMIADAIDKVGPDGVLSIESSSSFETTVDVEEGMEIDRGYISPQFVTNPEKLLVEFENARVLVTDQKISTIKEIIPLLEKTTQLRAPLLIIAEDVTGEALATLVVNKLRGILNVAAIKAPSFGERRKALLQDIAIVTGAEFQAKDLGLLVENTTVDQLGTARKVTVAQSSTTIIADAASKDEIQARIAQIKKELAETDSVYDTEKLAERIAKLSGGVAVIKVGAATETELEDRKLRIEDAKNATFAAIEEGIVPGGGAAYVHLSTCVPAIKDKLEDADERLGADIIQKALVAPAALIADNAGVEGEVVVEKVKDSEWEVGYNAMTDKYENLVEAGVIDPAKVTRCALQNSASVAGMVLTTQAIVVEKPKPKAPVPAGPPEGSLAI; encoded by the exons ATGGCCGCGGCGAACGCCATTTCCACCGCCTCCATGCTCCTCGCCTCCCCTCGCCAG GAGATTCTGAGGAAGAGGGCGGGGCCCGGGAGGAGGACGAGTGGCCACCGGAGCATGGCGGTGCGCGCGGCGGCGAAGGATATCGCCTTCGACCAGAGCTCCCGGTCCGCGCTCCAGGCCGGCGTCGAGAAGCTCGCCAATGCCGTCGGGGTCACCCTCGGCCCCAGAG GGAGGAATGTGGTTTTGGATGAATTTGGGAACCCAAGAGTGGTAAATGATGGTGTCACGATTGCTCGGGCTATTGAGCTTGCTGATCCAATGGAGAATGCTGGTGCAGCATTGATTCGTGAG GTTGCTAGTAAGACTAATGACTCAGCTGGTGATGGGACCACAACTGCATCAGTTCTTGCGCGAGAAATAATCAAGTTGGGTCTTCTGAGTGTTACCTCAGGTGCAAATCCCGTCTCACTTAAGAAGGGAATTGACAAGACCGTACAGGCCCTAGTTGATGAGCTTGAGAAGAAGGCTCGCCCGGTCAAGGGGCGTGGTGATATCAAAG CCATTGCCTCAATCTCATCTGGTAATGACGAATTTGTGGGAACCATGATTGCTGATGCTATTGATAAAGTTGGTCCTGACGGGGTTCTTTCAATCGAGTCTTCCTCGTCATTTGAGACTACTGTTGATGTTGAAGAAGGAATGGAG ATTGACCGAGGTTACATCTCCCCACAGTTTGTCACGAATCCCGAGAAGTTACTTGTTGAGTTTGAGAATGCCCGAGTTCTTGTAACCGATCAGAAGATCTCCACTATAAAGGAGATTATTCCTTTATTGGAGAAGACCACACAGCTAAGAGCACCTCTGCTTATTATTGCTGAGGATGTTACAGGTGAGGCTTTGGCAACTCTTGTTGTCAATAAGCTTCGAGGTATTCTCAATGTTGCGGCAATTAAAGCCCCTAGTTTTGGCGAACGGCGAAAGGCTCTTCTTCAGGATATTGCCATCGTGACAG GGGCTGAGTTCCAAGCCAAAGACCTCGGCTTGTTGGTTGAGAACACGACAGTGGACCAGCTCGGAACTGCAAGGAAAGTCACGGTCGCGCAATCCTCCACGACCATTATTGCCGATGCGGCCTCTAAAGATGAGATTCAGGCGAGAATTGCGCAGATAAAGAAGGAACTTGCTGAAACAGACTCAGTTTATGACACTGAGAAACTGGCTGAGAGAATTGCAAAACTCTCTGGTGGTGTCGCTGTCATTAAAGTCGGTGCTGCGACGGAGACAGAGCTCGAAGACCGCAAGCTCCGCATCGAGGATGCCAAAAATGCCACCTTTGCGGCTATAGAGGAGGGGATCGTGCCCGGTGGCGGTGCGGCCTATGTTCACCTCTCGACCTGCGTGCCTGCGATCAAGGACAAGCTTGAAGATGCTGATGAGCGTCTTGGAGCGGACATCATTCAGAAG GCATTGGTAGCACCCGCAGCGCTTATAGCGGACAATGCAGGAGTGGAAGGCGAGGTGGTCGTCGAAAAGGTCAAAGACAGCGAGTGGGAAGTGGGGTACAATGCGATGACCGACAAATACGAGAACTTGGTAGAAGCCGGCGTCATCGACCCAGCTAAGGTCACAAGGTGCGCGCTCCAAAATTCCGCCTCAGTGGCCGGGATGGTGCTCACGACACAGGCGATCGTCGTAGAGAAGCCGAAGCCAAAGGCTCCGGTGCCCGCCGGACCCCCGGAGGGTTCTCTTGCaatttga
- the LOC109707654 gene encoding OTU domain-containing protein 5-A-like — protein sequence MCEQDPDVSRWGLHLLQGDLCTGADQNGAGNYDEDPTNAKFRENDSTVENDEILAHALQEEFSRVASAEASGPSCGDEQQLHASVVAQDWHGQSTTNLALGNMRVGEEREDQELPSSCSSPEEKFVEGDMCLIEITDSALDSEVGKRLNQMVPVPHVPRINGEIPSVDEAISDHQRLLDRLQLYDLVELKVRGDGNCQFRALSDQLYRTPEYHKFVRRQVVKQLKSCRKFYEGYVPMSYDDYLKKMSKSGEWGDHVTLQAAADWYGVRILILTSFKDTCYIEILPNVQKSDRVIFLSFWAEVHYNSIYPGGEMPTSVTKKKRWWHLW from the exons ATGTGTGAGCAAGATCCTGATGTTAGCCGGTGGGGTCTTCATCTCCTCCAAGGTGACCTGTGCACCGGCGCTGATCAAAACGGTGCTGGTAACTACGACGAAGATCCAACCAATGCGAAGTTTAGAGAAAATGATAGTACGGTTGAAAACGATGAGATTCTTGCGCATGCTCTCCAGGAAGAATTCTCGCGCGTCGCTAGTGCTGAAGCGTCTGGGCCTTCGTGCGGGGATGAGCAGCAGTTGCATGCCTCTGTTGTTGCCCAAGATTGGCACGGCCAATCGACTACTAATTTAGCTTTGG GGAACATGCGTGTTGGGGAAGAGAGGGAGGACCAGGAACTCCCGAGCTCGTGTTCGAGCCCTGAAGAAAAGTTCGTTGAAGGAGATATGTGTTTAATAGAGATTACGGATTCTGCTTTAGATAGTGAAGTAGGCAAGAGATTGAACCAGATGGTTCCTGTTCCT CATGTTCCTAGAATAAATGGAGAAATTCCTTCTGTCGATGAAGCCATTTCAGATCACCAAAGGCTTCTTGATAG GCTGCAGCTATATGATTTGGTTGAACTGAAAGTTAGAGGAGACGGTAATTGCCAG TTCCGAGCACTCTCTGATCAACTTTACCGTACCCCTGAGTACCATAAGTTTGTGAGACGACAAGTTGTCAAACAG CTTAAATCATGCCGCAAATTCTACGAGGGATATGTTCCTATGTCCTATGATGACTACCTGAAAAAGATGTCCAA gagTGGGGAATGGGGTGACCATGTCACTTTGCAGGCTGCTGCAGACTGG TATGGTGTCAGAATATTGATCCTAACATCATTCAAGGATACATGCTACATTGAGATACTGCCCAATGTTCAGAAGTCCGATCGAG TTATTTTCTTGAGCTTTTGGGCCGAGGTGCACTACAACTCAATATATCCTGGAGGAG AGATGCCAACTTCAGTCACTAAGAAGAAAAGGTGGTGGCACTTGTGGTAG